In a genomic window of Methylovirgula sp. 4M-Z18:
- the tkt gene encoding transketolase, producing the protein MAVDVTPDSMANAIRFLSIDGVEKAKSGHPGLPMGAADIATVLFNQVMKYDPADPAWPNRDRFVLSAGHGSMLLYSILYLTGTTGMSIEDLQQFRQLGSITPGHPEVHHTKGVETTTGPLGQGLATSVGMALAERMLNAEFGSIVDHYTYVLASDGDLMEGVSQESIAIAGHLRLSKLIVMHDDNGISIDGPLSISNSVDQVLRFQSAGWNAVRIDGHDQKAILQAIRDAQASDKPSYIGCRTTIGFGLPTKAGTAKAHGEAPGAAEVAGAREKLGWPYPPFVVPDEILSAWRKAGEAGQRHHKEWAAALATLDPAKRAEFERRVKGELPAALTDVVLATKKALASDATEIATRKAGEAVLKVLAPVVPELVTGSADLTPSNNTKVAATPEISPGNFAGRYVHWGIREHGMAAACNGIALHGGLIPSDATFMVFTDYARPAIRLAALMGIRVIHVMTHDSIGLGEDGPTHQPVEHLAALRAIPNLLVFRPADHTETLECWELALRSAHSPSILALTRQNLPQQRKTFVAENLSGKGAYELVPANGKAQVSLFASGSEVAIAVDAQKALAEKGIAARVVSVPCMDLFEQQDEAYRQSVIGDAPVRIAVEAAVRQSWDHIIGDKGGFVGMKSFGASGPYKALYEHFGITPQAVVEEALKQIG; encoded by the coding sequence ATGGCAGTAGATGTGACCCCCGATTCGATGGCCAACGCCATCCGTTTCCTTTCGATCGACGGCGTTGAAAAGGCGAAATCGGGCCATCCCGGATTGCCGATGGGCGCAGCCGACATCGCGACCGTCCTGTTCAATCAGGTGATGAAATACGATCCGGCCGATCCGGCCTGGCCTAATCGCGATCGCTTCGTGCTGTCGGCGGGCCACGGCTCGATGCTGCTCTATTCGATCCTCTACCTGACCGGGACGACCGGCATGAGCATCGAGGATCTGCAACAATTCCGTCAGCTTGGCTCGATCACGCCGGGCCATCCAGAGGTGCATCACACCAAGGGCGTCGAGACGACCACCGGGCCGCTCGGCCAGGGCCTCGCGACCTCGGTCGGCATGGCGCTCGCCGAGCGCATGCTGAACGCGGAATTCGGTTCTATCGTCGACCATTATACCTATGTGCTCGCCTCGGACGGCGATCTGATGGAGGGCGTCAGTCAGGAATCCATCGCCATTGCCGGCCATCTGCGCTTGTCGAAATTGATCGTGATGCACGACGACAACGGCATTTCCATCGACGGCCCGCTCTCGATCTCCAATTCGGTCGATCAGGTGCTGCGCTTCCAATCCGCCGGTTGGAATGCGGTGCGGATCGACGGCCATGATCAGAAGGCGATCCTGCAGGCGATCCGCGATGCGCAGGCGTCCGACAAGCCGAGCTATATCGGCTGCCGCACCACCATCGGCTTTGGCTTGCCGACCAAGGCAGGCACCGCGAAGGCGCATGGCGAGGCACCCGGCGCGGCGGAAGTCGCCGGCGCGCGCGAGAAGCTCGGCTGGCCCTATCCGCCCTTCGTCGTGCCGGACGAAATCCTGAGTGCCTGGCGCAAGGCTGGCGAGGCCGGCCAGCGTCATCACAAGGAATGGGCGGCGGCGCTTGCCACGCTCGATCCGGCCAAGCGCGCCGAATTCGAACGCCGTGTGAAAGGCGAACTGCCGGCGGCGCTCACGGACGTGGTGCTCGCGACCAAGAAGGCGCTGGCGAGCGATGCCACCGAAATCGCCACCCGCAAGGCCGGCGAAGCGGTGCTGAAGGTGCTCGCTCCGGTCGTCCCCGAACTGGTGACGGGCTCGGCCGACTTGACGCCGTCGAACAACACCAAGGTCGCGGCGACGCCGGAAATCTCGCCCGGAAATTTCGCCGGCCGCTATGTCCATTGGGGCATTCGCGAACATGGCATGGCCGCCGCGTGCAACGGCATCGCGCTGCATGGCGGGCTCATCCCGTCCGACGCGACCTTCATGGTCTTCACCGACTACGCTCGCCCAGCCATCCGCCTCGCGGCGCTGATGGGCATCCGTGTCATTCACGTGATGACCCATGACTCGATCGGCCTCGGCGAAGACGGCCCGACCCACCAGCCGGTCGAGCATCTGGCGGCCTTGCGCGCCATTCCCAATCTCCTGGTCTTCCGTCCGGCCGATCACACCGAGACGCTGGAATGCTGGGAGCTGGCTTTGCGCTCCGCCCATTCGCCGTCGATCCTCGCCCTGACGCGGCAAAACCTGCCGCAGCAGCGCAAGACCTTCGTGGCCGAAAACCTCAGCGGCAAGGGCGCCTATGAGCTCGTTCCCGCCAATGGCAAGGCGCAAGTCTCGCTCTTTGCTTCGGGCTCGGAAGTCGCGATCGCCGTCGATGCGCAGAAGGCGCTCGCCGAGAAGGGCATTGCCGCACGCGTCGTGTCCGTGCCGTGCATGGATCTGTTCGAGCAGCAGGACGAAGCCTATCGCCAGTCGGTGATCGGCGATGCGCCGGTCCGCATCGCGGTGGAAGCGGCGGTCCGCCAGAGCTGGGATCACATCATCGGCGACAAGGGCGGTTTCGTCGGCATGAAGAGCTTTGGCGCCAGCGGCCCCTATAAGGCGCTGTACGAGCATTTCGGCATTACGCCGCAAGCCGTGGTGGAAGAAGCACTCAAGCAGATTGGCTGA
- the maiA gene encoding maleylacetoacetate isomerase yields the protein MKLYSYWRSSAAYRVRIGLNLKQVTYETVPIHLLRDGGEQLKPAYRKINPNALVPALELDDGNILTQSLAILDYFEETHSEPPLLPRDPLKRARIRAAAQIIALDVHPINNLRILTYLKSQEGLDQDHVKAWAKHWMHHGLTAYAAMIEPGVRFSFGDAPTLADVCLIPQLYNARRWHLDLQDLPRLLEIEAACNDIPAFAAAAPERQPDAE from the coding sequence ATGAAGCTTTACAGCTATTGGCGCAGCTCCGCGGCATACCGCGTGCGCATCGGCTTGAATCTCAAACAGGTGACATATGAGACCGTGCCGATTCATCTGTTGCGCGACGGCGGCGAGCAATTGAAGCCAGCCTATCGCAAGATCAATCCCAACGCCCTCGTTCCCGCGCTGGAACTCGACGACGGCAACATTCTCACGCAGTCGTTGGCGATACTAGATTATTTCGAAGAGACGCACAGTGAGCCGCCGTTATTGCCGCGCGATCCTCTCAAGCGGGCACGGATTCGTGCTGCGGCACAAATCATCGCGCTCGATGTGCATCCGATCAACAATCTGCGGATTCTGACCTATCTGAAATCACAGGAGGGGCTCGATCAAGATCATGTCAAGGCCTGGGCAAAGCATTGGATGCACCACGGATTGACTGCTTACGCCGCGATGATCGAGCCCGGCGTGCGCTTCAGTTTCGGCGACGCGCCGACACTTGCCGACGTGTGCCTGATCCCGCAGCTCTACAATGCCCGGCGCTGGCACCTCGACTTGCAGGACCTGCCGCGGCTCCTTGAAATCGAGGCGGCATGCAACGACATCCCGGCCTTTGCCGCGGCGGCGCCGGAGCGCCAGCCGGACGCCGAATGA
- the hmgA gene encoding homogentisate 1,2-dioxygenase has protein sequence MSGFGNGFESEALPGALPVGRNSPQKCPYGLYAEQLSGSPFTAPRVANERSWLYRIRPTVKHWGRFAKIDNGYWRTAPCVETEMPIAPLRWSPVPVPRGKLTFLKGIRTITTAGDAATHAGMAAHLYFITESMQDEYFYNADGEMMFVAQEGSLRIATEFGIIDIEPCEVAVIPRGVKIRVELLQGPARGYICENYGGAFTLPERGPIGANCLANQRDFLTPVASYEDHDGDCTLTVKWGGQLWATQLKHSPLDVVAWHGNYAPYKYDLRHYSPVGPILYDHADPSIYTVLTSPSETPGTANIDFVVFCDRWMVAENTFRPPWYHMNVMSEFMGLVQGVYDAKPHGFVPGGFSLHNCMLPHGPDTEAFEHASNMELKPQRQTDTMAFMFETRFAQRVTKFAAELPSLQKDYVDCWANLQKHFDPKRR, from the coding sequence ATGTCGGGCTTCGGCAATGGCTTCGAAAGCGAGGCGCTGCCTGGCGCGTTGCCGGTGGGGCGCAATAGCCCGCAAAAATGCCCCTACGGCCTTTATGCCGAGCAATTGTCCGGTTCGCCCTTCACCGCGCCGCGGGTCGCCAACGAGCGTTCGTGGCTTTATCGCATTCGCCCGACGGTAAAACATTGGGGCCGGTTCGCAAAGATCGATAACGGCTATTGGCGCACGGCGCCATGTGTTGAAACCGAGATGCCGATCGCGCCCTTGCGCTGGAGCCCGGTGCCGGTGCCGCGCGGCAAGCTCACCTTCCTGAAAGGTATCCGCACGATCACGACGGCGGGCGATGCCGCGACTCATGCCGGCATGGCCGCGCACCTTTATTTCATCACCGAGTCGATGCAGGACGAATATTTCTACAATGCTGATGGCGAGATGATGTTCGTCGCGCAAGAGGGTTCGCTGCGCATCGCGACCGAATTCGGGATCATCGATATCGAGCCGTGCGAAGTGGCGGTCATTCCGCGCGGCGTGAAGATTCGCGTCGAATTGCTGCAAGGTCCGGCGCGCGGCTATATCTGCGAGAATTACGGCGGCGCGTTCACCTTGCCGGAACGCGGGCCGATCGGCGCCAATTGTCTGGCCAATCAACGCGATTTTCTGACCCCCGTCGCGTCCTATGAGGATCACGACGGCGATTGCACGCTCACCGTCAAATGGGGCGGGCAATTGTGGGCCACCCAATTGAAACATTCGCCGCTCGATGTGGTCGCCTGGCACGGCAATTACGCGCCTTACAAATACGATCTGCGCCATTATTCGCCGGTGGGGCCGATCCTGTACGATCACGCGGACCCGTCGATCTACACAGTCCTCACATCGCCTTCGGAGACACCCGGTACCGCCAATATCGATTTCGTCGTGTTCTGCGACCGTTGGATGGTGGCGGAAAATACGTTCCGGCCGCCTTGGTACCACATGAACGTGATGAGCGAATTCATGGGCCTCGTGCAAGGCGTTTATGACGCCAAGCCGCATGGATTCGTGCCCGGTGGATTCTCGCTGCACAATTGCATGTTGCCGCACGGGCCGGACACCGAGGCGTTCGAACATGCCAGCAATATGGAATTGAAGCCGCAACGCCAGACCGATACGATGGCCTTCATGTTCGAAACCCGCTTCGCCCAGCGCGTCACGAAATTCGCCGCGGAACTGCCGAGCCTGCAGAAGGATTACGTGGATTGCTGGGCCAATCTGCAGAAGCATTTCGATCCGAAGCGGCGGTGA
- a CDS encoding aa3-type cytochrome c oxidase subunit IV, which produces MLPFDESTASPELSEHLETYHRFVHIIWWSAAGILAVLIFLAIFT; this is translated from the coding sequence ATGCTTCCGTTTGACGAATCGACCGCATCGCCGGAGCTTTCCGAGCATCTGGAAACTTATCACCGCTTCGTCCATATCATCTGGTGGTCGGCGGCCGGTATTTTGGCGGTGCTCATTTTCCTCGCGATATTCACGTAA
- a CDS encoding phosphoglycerate kinase, translating to MASFRTLDDVNLSGKRVLVRVDLNVPMENGKVSDATRIERVLPTIREIANKNGKVILLAHFGRPKGGPDDANSLRPVAAALSQMLHRPVAFAEDCIGEKAAAVVDAMKNEDVALLENTRFHKGEEKNDPAFVAELAKLGDVYVNDAFSAAHRAHASTEGLAHVLPAYVGRTMQAELEALAKALEQPARPVMAVVGGAKVSSKLELLGNLVKKVDILVIGGGMANTFLAAQGKAVGKSLCEKDLLDTARSIIETAKGAGCEIVLPLDAVVAKEFKAHAPSHVTDVDHVGADDMILDIGPRSVVQAEAKLGEAKTLVWNGPFGAFEMQPFDAGTNAVAAVAARLTAEGKLLSVAGGGDTVAALNQAGAADRFTYISTAGGAFLEWLEGKDLPGVTALHV from the coding sequence ATGGCTTCTTTTCGCACTCTCGACGACGTCAACCTCAGCGGCAAGCGCGTGCTCGTGCGCGTCGATCTCAACGTTCCCATGGAAAACGGCAAGGTGAGCGACGCGACGCGCATCGAACGTGTGCTGCCGACCATCCGCGAGATCGCGAACAAGAACGGCAAGGTGATTCTGCTCGCGCATTTCGGCCGGCCGAAGGGCGGGCCGGACGATGCCAATTCCCTGCGTCCGGTCGCCGCAGCATTGTCGCAGATGCTGCATCGTCCGGTGGCCTTCGCCGAGGATTGCATCGGCGAGAAGGCTGCGGCTGTCGTTGATGCGATGAAGAACGAAGACGTCGCGCTGCTCGAAAACACTCGCTTCCATAAGGGCGAGGAAAAGAACGACCCGGCCTTTGTCGCGGAACTTGCGAAGCTGGGCGACGTTTACGTGAACGATGCGTTCTCTGCCGCCCACCGCGCGCATGCTTCGACCGAAGGGCTCGCGCATGTGCTGCCGGCCTATGTGGGCCGCACCATGCAAGCGGAACTGGAGGCGCTCGCGAAGGCGCTCGAACAGCCGGCGCGGCCGGTCATGGCGGTCGTCGGTGGCGCGAAAGTGTCGAGCAAGCTGGAGCTGCTCGGCAATCTCGTGAAGAAGGTCGACATTCTCGTCATCGGCGGCGGCATGGCCAATACGTTCCTCGCCGCGCAAGGCAAGGCGGTCGGAAAGTCGCTGTGCGAGAAGGATTTGCTCGACACCGCACGCAGCATCATTGAGACGGCGAAGGGCGCCGGTTGCGAGATCGTGCTGCCGCTCGATGCCGTGGTCGCGAAAGAATTCAAGGCGCATGCGCCCTCGCACGTGACGGATGTCGACCATGTCGGCGCTGATGACATGATCCTCGATATCGGCCCGCGCTCGGTCGTGCAGGCGGAGGCGAAACTCGGCGAGGCCAAGACGCTGGTCTGGAATGGTCCCTTCGGCGCCTTCGAAATGCAGCCTTTCGACGCCGGCACCAATGCCGTCGCGGCGGTCGCGGCGCGGCTTACCGCGGAGGGCAAGCTGCTCTCGGTCGCAGGCGGCGGCGATACGGTCGCAGCGCTCAACCAGGCCGGCGCGGCGGATCGTTTCACCTATATTTCGACTGCCGGCGGCGCGTTCCTCGAATGGCTCGAGGGCAAGGATCTGCCGGGCGTCACCGCACTGCATGTCTGA
- the fba gene encoding class II fructose-bisphosphate aldolase (catalyzes the reversible aldol condensation of dihydroxyacetonephosphate and glyceraldehyde 3-phosphate in the Calvin cycle, glycolysis, and/or gluconeogenesis) has translation MARITLRQLLDHAAEFGYGVPAFNINNMEQALAIGEAANAVDAPVIIQASRGARQYANDIMLRHMMDALTEIYPQVPICVHLDHGNNAATCMTAIQAGFTSVMMDGSLKEDGKTPADWTYNVGVTKDVTHMAHLGGISVEGELGVLGSLESGEGEKEDGHGAEGKLSHDQLLTNPEEAVKFVRETKVDALAIAMGTSHGAYKFTRKPDGDILAMNVIEEIHKRLPNMHLVMHGSSSVPQDLQDIINQYGGKMPQTWGVPVEEIQRGIKHGVRKVNIDTDNRMALTGQIRKILTENPGEFDPRKYLKPAQEAMVKLCKQRFEEFSTAGQASKIKKVLPTSEMAKRYTKGELDPKFG, from the coding sequence GTGGCGCGCATTACTTTACGACAGCTTCTCGATCACGCTGCCGAATTTGGCTATGGCGTGCCGGCGTTCAATATCAACAATATGGAACAGGCGCTGGCGATCGGCGAGGCGGCCAATGCCGTGGATGCGCCCGTGATCATCCAAGCCTCGCGCGGTGCGCGGCAATATGCCAACGACATCATGCTGCGTCACATGATGGATGCGCTCACCGAAATCTATCCGCAGGTTCCGATCTGCGTGCATCTCGACCACGGCAACAATGCTGCGACCTGCATGACGGCGATCCAGGCCGGCTTCACCTCGGTGATGATGGACGGTTCGCTCAAGGAAGACGGCAAAACGCCGGCGGATTGGACTTACAATGTGGGCGTCACGAAGGACGTCACCCATATGGCGCATCTTGGCGGCATTTCGGTCGAAGGCGAACTCGGCGTTTTGGGCTCGCTTGAAAGTGGCGAGGGCGAGAAGGAAGACGGCCATGGCGCCGAGGGCAAGCTCAGCCACGATCAGTTGCTCACCAATCCGGAAGAGGCGGTGAAGTTCGTGCGCGAAACCAAGGTCGATGCCTTGGCGATCGCCATGGGCACGTCGCACGGCGCCTACAAATTCACGCGCAAGCCCGACGGCGACATTCTCGCGATGAATGTGATCGAGGAAATCCACAAGCGCCTGCCGAATATGCATCTCGTGATGCACGGCTCGTCCTCGGTGCCGCAGGATCTGCAGGACATCATCAATCAATACGGCGGCAAGATGCCGCAAACCTGGGGCGTGCCGGTTGAGGAGATCCAGCGCGGCATCAAGCACGGCGTGCGCAAGGTAAATATCGACACCGACAACCGCATGGCGCTGACTGGCCAGATCCGCAAGATCCTGACGGAAAATCCGGGCGAGTTCGACCCGCGCAAATATTTGAAACCGGCGCAAGAGGCGATGGTCAAGCTGTGCAAGCAGCGCTTCGAGGAATTCAGCACCGCCGGGCAGGCGAGCAAGATCAAGAAAGTCTTGCCCACGAGCGAGATGGCGAAGCGCTATACCAAGGGTGAGCTCGATCCGAAATTCGGGTAA
- a CDS encoding cell division protein ZapA, with protein MAQVTVTIAGKIFRMACGDGEEAHLEGLAKKVDDKVSELRQAFGEIGDQRLTMMASIAIADEANDAQQKIAELTAELANLKQERQLLANTGDIAMTTAADAIDNAAARIEHLAQEMRNSSKA; from the coding sequence TTGGCACAAGTCACCGTCACCATCGCTGGGAAAATCTTTCGCATGGCCTGCGGCGACGGCGAGGAAGCTCATCTCGAGGGACTGGCCAAGAAGGTTGACGACAAGGTCTCGGAACTGCGGCAGGCTTTCGGTGAGATCGGCGACCAGCGCCTCACCATGATGGCGTCCATCGCGATTGCCGACGAAGCGAACGACGCCCAGCAGAAAATCGCCGAGCTGACGGCGGAACTCGCCAATCTCAAGCAGGAGCGGCAATTGCTCGCCAATACCGGCGACATTGCCATGACGACGGCCGCCGACGCGATCGACAACGCCGCGGCGCGGATCGAACATTTGGCGCAAGAGATGCGCAATTCCTCGAAGGCTTAA
- the phhA gene encoding phenylalanine 4-monooxygenase, whose translation MAGHAVLTAQTLEDCLIDQAWERYSADDHATWGTLYERQLRVLAGHVAQEYLDGLDILGLRAETIPNFAEMNKRLGAATGWEVVAVPGLIPSRPFFQMLANRRFPAGTFIRSREQLDYLEEPDIFHDVFGHVPLLTNPAYADYMQQYGRIGLEAVDNKGVKFLARLNWYTIEFGLIRKPQGIQIYGAGIVSSFGEAQYATQDPSSNQLAFQLERVLRTGYYIDDFQATYFVIDQFADLFNLLKDTAFTPLYAKLRALPDHSPFEILSEDHVIRRGTGDYWRDFPTTKGKLK comes from the coding sequence ATGGCGGGTCACGCTGTTTTAACTGCACAGACTCTGGAAGATTGCCTGATCGATCAGGCTTGGGAACGCTACAGCGCCGACGATCACGCGACGTGGGGCACCTTGTACGAGCGCCAGTTGCGCGTGCTCGCGGGCCATGTGGCGCAGGAATATCTCGACGGGCTCGACATTCTGGGCCTGCGCGCCGAGACGATTCCGAATTTTGCCGAGATGAACAAGCGTTTGGGCGCCGCAACAGGCTGGGAAGTCGTCGCCGTGCCTGGACTCATTCCCTCGCGGCCGTTTTTCCAGATGCTGGCGAACCGGCGCTTTCCCGCCGGCACATTCATCCGCTCGCGCGAGCAACTCGACTATCTCGAGGAGCCGGATATTTTCCACGACGTCTTCGGCCACGTGCCGCTGCTGACCAATCCGGCCTATGCCGATTACATGCAGCAATATGGCCGCATCGGCCTCGAGGCGGTGGACAACAAGGGCGTGAAATTCCTGGCGCGGCTCAACTGGTACACGATCGAATTCGGCCTCATCCGCAAACCGCAAGGCATTCAGATTTACGGCGCCGGCATCGTCTCGTCTTTCGGCGAGGCCCAATATGCGACGCAGGATCCCTCCTCCAACCAGCTCGCGTTCCAATTGGAGCGGGTTTTGCGCACCGGCTATTATATCGACGATTTCCAGGCGACCTATTTCGTCATCGATCAATTCGCCGACCTGTTCAACCTGCTCAAGGACACCGCGTTCACACCACTTTACGCGAAGCTGCGCGCCTTGCCGGACCATTCGCCGTTCGAAATCCTAAGCGAAGATCACGTCATCCGCCGCGGCACAGGCGATTATTGGCGCGACTTTCCCACGACGAAGGGCAAGCTGAAATAA
- the gap gene encoding type I glyceraldehyde-3-phosphate dehydrogenase, which yields MAVKVAINGFGRIGRNVLRAIYESGRKDIEVVAINDLGPVETNAHLLRFDSVHGKFPHEVKVDGDTINLGGGPIKVTAVRNPAELPHAAMGVDIALECTGIFTARDKAAAHLTAGAKRVLVSAPADGADLTVVFGVNDDKLTKDHLVVSNASCTTNCLTPVAKVLHDAIGIDHGFMTTIHSYTGDQPTLDTLHKDLYRGRAAALSMIPTTTGAAKAVGLVMPELKGKLDGSSIRVPTPNVSVVDLKFVAKRATTKEEVNEAIKAAADGRLKGILGYTNHPNVSSDFNHDPHSSVFHMDQTKVIDGTFVRILSWYDNEWGFSNRMSDTAVAMGKLI from the coding sequence ATGGCAGTAAAGGTTGCAATTAACGGCTTTGGGCGTATCGGCCGCAATGTGCTGCGCGCGATCTACGAGTCCGGCCGAAAGGACATCGAGGTCGTGGCGATCAACGACCTTGGCCCGGTCGAGACGAACGCGCATCTGCTGCGCTTCGACTCGGTACATGGCAAATTCCCGCATGAGGTGAAGGTCGACGGCGACACGATCAACCTCGGCGGCGGTCCGATCAAGGTGACGGCGGTGCGCAATCCCGCTGAATTGCCGCATGCGGCGATGGGCGTGGACATTGCGCTCGAATGCACAGGCATTTTCACCGCGCGCGACAAGGCTGCAGCCCACTTGACCGCAGGCGCGAAGCGCGTCCTCGTCTCGGCTCCGGCGGATGGCGCCGACCTGACGGTCGTGTTCGGTGTCAACGACGACAAGCTGACGAAGGATCACCTCGTCGTCTCGAACGCGTCGTGCACCACGAACTGCCTGACGCCTGTCGCCAAAGTGCTGCACGATGCCATCGGCATCGACCACGGCTTCATGACCACGATCCATTCCTACACCGGCGACCAGCCGACGCTGGATACGCTCCACAAGGATCTCTATCGCGGCCGCGCGGCGGCGCTCTCGATGATCCCGACGACGACCGGCGCCGCCAAGGCCGTCGGCCTCGTGATGCCGGAACTCAAGGGTAAGCTCGACGGCTCCTCGATCCGCGTGCCGACGCCGAATGTCTCGGTGGTCGACCTGAAGTTCGTCGCCAAGCGCGCGACCACCAAGGAAGAAGTGAACGAGGCGATCAAGGCGGCAGCCGACGGTCGGCTGAAGGGCATCCTTGGCTACACCAACCATCCGAACGTCTCGAGCGATTTCAACCACGATCCGCATTCCTCGGTCTTCCACATGGATCAGACCAAGGTGATCGATGGCACATTCGTGCGCATCCTCTCCTGGTACGATAACGAATGGGGCTTCTCCAACCGCATGTCCGATACGGCGGTTGCGATGGGCAAGCTGATCTGA
- the fahA gene encoding fumarylacetoacetase codes for MASANAPLSDFPIQNLPYGVFSTAGALPRVGVAIGDSLLDLALLEKAGVLVTKPGEAIFARRELNPFMALGPKVWQATRRALSDLLEESNPRLRDDAELRQASLVPMASAKMHLPIFVRSFTDFYASREHATNVGVLFRDPANALMPNWLHIPIGYNGRASTVVVSGTDIRRPLGQLKPPTSDAPVFGPCQKLDFELELGAIVGVPNPMGEPVTVAEAYDMIFGYVLLNDWSARDIQAWEYQPLGPFQAKAFATSISPWVITRAALEPFRVTTPPREKPLLPYLQETSANNFDLHLEVTLATKDAPRASVISRTNYKYMYYSAAQQLAHHAVSGCAMCIGDLLGSGTISGPTRDALGSLLEMTRNGKEPVTLDDGATRTFLQDGDCLTLSGWAAGDGHRIGFGTCAGAILPAPVERDWRAVKGEGGE; via the coding sequence GTGGCGAGCGCGAACGCGCCGCTGAGCGACTTTCCCATTCAGAATCTGCCTTACGGCGTGTTCAGCACCGCCGGCGCCTTGCCACGCGTGGGCGTCGCGATCGGGGACAGCCTTCTCGATCTTGCGCTGCTCGAGAAGGCGGGCGTGCTCGTCACAAAACCCGGCGAGGCGATCTTCGCGCGCCGCGAACTCAACCCGTTCATGGCGCTCGGCCCCAAGGTCTGGCAGGCGACGCGGCGCGCGCTCAGCGATCTTCTGGAGGAGAGCAATCCGCGCCTGCGCGATGATGCGGAGCTGCGGCAGGCGAGCCTCGTGCCGATGGCGTCGGCAAAGATGCATCTGCCGATCTTCGTGCGGAGCTTCACGGATTTTTACGCGTCGAGGGAACACGCCACCAATGTCGGCGTGCTGTTCCGCGATCCGGCCAATGCCTTGATGCCGAATTGGCTGCATATTCCGATCGGCTACAATGGCCGCGCCAGCACGGTCGTGGTGAGCGGAACGGACATCCGGCGACCGCTCGGGCAATTGAAGCCGCCGACGAGCGATGCGCCAGTCTTCGGCCCGTGCCAGAAGCTCGATTTCGAACTGGAACTCGGCGCTATTGTCGGTGTGCCCAATCCGATGGGAGAGCCCGTCACCGTGGCCGAGGCCTATGACATGATCTTCGGCTATGTCCTGCTCAACGATTGGTCGGCGCGCGACATTCAGGCTTGGGAATATCAACCGCTCGGACCGTTTCAGGCGAAGGCTTTCGCGACCAGCATCAGCCCATGGGTGATAACGCGCGCGGCCCTAGAGCCGTTCCGCGTGACGACGCCGCCACGCGAGAAACCGCTGCTGCCCTATTTGCAAGAAACGAGCGCGAACAATTTCGACCTGCATCTCGAGGTGACGCTCGCGACGAAAGATGCGCCGCGCGCCAGCGTGATCAGCCGCACCAATTACAAATACATGTATTATTCCGCCGCGCAGCAATTGGCGCATCATGCTGTCTCGGGATGCGCCATGTGCATCGGCGACCTTTTGGGCTCCGGCACGATCTCGGGACCGACGCGCGACGCTTTGGGCTCGCTGCTGGAGATGACGCGCAACGGCAAGGAGCCGGTGACGCTCGACGACGGCGCGACGCGGACTTTTCTTCAGGACGGCGATTGCCTTACGCTATCCGGCTGGGCGGCAGGCGATGGCCATCGTATCGGCTTTGGCACATGCGCCGGCGCCATTCTTCCCGCGCCAGTGGAGCGGGATTGGCGGGCAGTCAAAGGAGAGGGCGGCGAATGA
- a CDS encoding DUF4164 domain-containing protein, producing MKTPLRLDAALKRLSAALDQLEVAAERRARDDANRADLSEELAIMQDDRSRLAVELDAALARTKSLESANQGVSDRLEKASATIRAVLGAADGQED from the coding sequence ATGAAAACACCACTCCGCCTCGACGCTGCCTTGAAGCGCTTGTCCGCCGCCCTCGATCAACTCGAAGTCGCGGCCGAGCGCCGCGCGCGAGATGACGCGAACCGTGCCGACCTGTCGGAGGAGCTGGCGATCATGCAAGACGACCGCTCGCGTCTGGCGGTCGAATTGGATGCAGCGCTCGCGCGGACCAAAAGCCTTGAATCCGCCAACCAGGGGGTTTCCGACCGTTTGGAAAAAGCCTCCGCGACAATCCGGGCCGTTCTGGGGGCGGCAGATGGACAGGAGGACTAG